The Candidatus Nanosynbacter featherlites DNA window AGGGGCGGGATGAAACGGGGTATAATCTTGACTAATCGCCTATGCTTATGCTATAATTCAGCCAAAGGCTATAGCAATAAAAAGAAACAGGAAAACAAACAATGAGCACCGCTTCCGCCAAGCAGCAGGTAATCCAAAAAATCAAAGAAAATACTAATATATTGGTTACGGTTAGTCGTGATCCAAGTGTTGATGAGTTATCAGCGGCATTGGGGTTGACGCTATTTTTGAATGAGCTTGGAAAGCATGCTACAGCGGTATTTTCTGGTAAAATTCCACCGGCGATAAATTTCCTGGAGCCTGATAAGACATTTGAGGACACGGCGGACAGTCTCAGAGACTTTATCATAGCGCTTGATAAGGACAAGGCGGATCACTTGCGGTACAAAATAGTTGACGATGCAGTTGTGAAAATTTTCATCACGCCGTACCGAACGACGATTACTGAAGCGGACTTGGAATTCTCACAGGGTGATTACAACATTGAGCTGGTGTTGGCTTTGAATGTTGAAGACAGCAATCATCTTGATGAAGCCTTGACGGCTCATGGCAAAATTTTGCACAGTGCTGACGTGGTGACCGTGACAGCTCGGGATATCAAGAGTAGCTTGGGTGCGATCGATTGGCACGAGCGTAACGCCAGTGGTGTGAGTGAGATGCTTTTGGAGCTGGTTGATGAACTGAAGACAGTCAAGGCAACGCTGGACGAGCAGATGGCAAATGCGTTTATGACCGGTATCGTTGCTGTAACTAATAGGTTTAGTAACAACCTGACATCACCTCGCGTCATGACAGCGGCTGCGGATTTGATGGCTGCAGGAGCTAACCAGCAGTTGATTGCAGCAAAGTTGGTGGAAGCTGAGGAATTGGAAGCCCCGGCTGACGAACATGATGAACCGGAAGGTGCCGATAGTTCAAGTGAGTCATCAGATGCTGAGGAAGCAGAGGTAGACAACACCAAGCTGTCAATTAGCCGTTCATCACGTAAACAGCCAAAACAAGCAGATAAGGAGCTACCAAAACCAGATGATGGCACTTTGGAAATATCACACCAAAAGAGGGGTGATCTAGACGAGGTAGCTCGCCGAACGCAGGCTGAGGCTCAAGACGAGGCTGCGCGCGCAGCTGAATCGTACTTGGAAAAACAATTGGCCAAATCCACACCAGTAGAATCCGAAGAACCAGCAAAGTCACCAGAACCAGAGTATAGCTTACCAGCCATCAAACCGCTAGGCAGCCCACAATCTCCGAAAGACGAGTTGCCGGAACCGTCAGTAGGCGGTACGTTCAATGCTTCAGCTGAACAGGCTGCAGAAGATAAGAAGCGCGAGGCTGAAAGTGGTCGTAACCGCACGATTTTGAATCATGGTCAACCTGGCAGCAGTCAAGGGGGGTTTAGTGATTCACCGATAAACGCCACCGTTGCTCGCCATGATGATGAGCCAAAATCAGTTGACCCGTTCGCTGAAATGAACAACAATTTACAGAACAATAGGTCTATCTCTCCTCTGGGAGAAGCTTCAGCTATCGCTGGACATGATGGCGATGTCATGGCTGCTCTCAGTGAAGACACCTCAAAGGTATTGGGGACTAATCAGTCATTGGGTCAGCCAACCCATCAGGCAGTTAGCGAAGCATTAGCAGCGGTGCCTAATGTTCCAGATCCATTGGCGGCAAATAGTGCTCCTGGTACCCCAACTTTGGCGGAAATTGAGTCTTCTGCCAAAAATATAGCAGGGTTACCACCAATGCCTGACTTTAGTACGTTGCCAGAACTGCCACCGGCTTTTCCGCCAGCTCCAGCAGTCAGCCCTAATACTCCACCGACGCCAGCCTCAGCCCCACCAGTCGTGAATACTACCAATGCTGAATTCAATCCAACACAGTTCCAGATTCCGGGACAAAACTAACATGATACCAAATGATGATATCGTGCTCATTGATAAACCAGCTGGTATGAGTAGTTTTGGCGTAGTCGCTAGAATTAGGAGAGTGCTCAGTCAACAGCTAGGTAAGAAAGCAAAAGTTGGACATACCGGTACCTTGGATCCGTTTGCTACAGGTTTGATGATTTTAGTAACGGGTAAAAAATGTAAAGAAGCCGGGTCATTTACCAAGCTAGACAAATGGTATCAGGCAGAAATCATTTTGGGGGTGACTAGCACGACGGGAGATCCTGAAGGAGAGCTTACACCAGTGTCTGAGCATCAGCCGACAATTGAAGAGGTAAGACAGGCTGTACGGAAGTTCATTGGGGTGATTGAGCAAACCCCGCCAGCTTTTAGCGCCATCAAAATCAATGGGCAGCGCGCCTATCACCTCGCGCGAAAAGGTCAGGAAGTTGCGATGCCTGCACGGCAGATCACGGTGCATGACATTGAAATTGCATCATATAACTATCCAAAACTATGTATCAATACTCATGTCTCTAGTGGCACATACATTCGTACGCTGGCAGAGGACATCGGTAACTATCTGGGAACTGGTGCCTACTGTCAATCGTTGCGGCGCACAAAAATTGCCAACTTTATCATTGACCAAGCAGCGAAACTGTCGGATTTTGGCATAGAGAATTAGGGTGGTATTATATGGATATGAAGCATAAGGGTTTTACATTGGTTGAAGTATTAATTGTTATAGCAGTGATTGCCGTGTTGGCATCAATAGCAATTGTCTCGTATCGGTCGGTGCGTGAGAATGGATTGGACGCGAAGATTCGATCTGCAGTTAAAACTGCGGGCGATGCTGCTGCTTTGGCGGAGGCTAGAGGAAAGCGTATCACTGGATTTGGTCCGTTTAACGCGCCGGATGGTGTACAAACCTTGGTTCCGGATTATTTGAAGGCTGATTATCGGCAAGGTGTTTCTAGTAAAAAAGCAGCAAATGAGGAAGCAATCTTTCGAATCTATGAGTGTCATGACGGTGGTAAGGGGTTTGTGATATATGCCGCGTTGAATAATCCATCTACCGAGGACGTAGCAACCTTCAATCGTATTCGTTCAAGTTGTCATCACAATAGCACGCAAGCACCAGACAGCGGCTCAACGATATATAGCTACGCGCAGCTATTCTAGCGGCACTGCTTGAAAATATCGGTCACTCCTGATATAATCAAACGGCTATGATCAGTAAAGAGAACAAGCAAAAAGCGATTGCTTTGACTCAGGTTGGCAAAAACGATGTCGGTAGCCCTCAGGTACAGATTTCGATTTTGACAGCTCGTATCAAAGAGGTTACAGAGCACTTGAAAGTCAACAAACACGACTTCATGGCTCGTCGCGGCCTTGTCCAGATGGTAGGTAAGCGCAAGCGCCTACTGCGATACTTGGAGCGAACTGACTTTGAGAGTTATAAGCAAGTGCTGGCTACATTGGGACTACGCAAATAAGCAAACCAAGTAGTTTATATATCCGCCTCGATATATCGGGGCGGATTTTTGTATGAACTATTTAGGGACAGCGATGATAACTTCACGTTTATCAAATGATCCACCCAGGGAACATGAATACAGTGTCAAGCGTGGTTGATCGGTTCGCTCTTCTATCTCGACAGCATCAGGCTTAACTTTATATATATCATATATGCTGTACTCGTAGCGTTTGCCGTTGTAATCAACTGTGATGGAATCGCCAACTTTGAGCTTGTTAATGTTGTAAAACGGAGAATTGTTGATGGTGCGTTGTGGTGTGGGGCCAATTTGGAAGCGGTGAGCAGCAACGATGAAATTTCCACCCTCTTTAGGGTTACCATTTTCTGGCTTACGCCACCAGGCAGTTAGCTCTAACACTTCTGCGCCACCGGTTTTGTACGGGATATTGACATTGATGGCAGGAATGTAAATGCGATTTTCTGGATGAAATTCATCAGTTGTCTTTTGTAAAACCTTAGTCGTTTCATTATTTTTAGGGTCGATGAATTGTGTTGCGAAAAAAGGACTAAAGATGGTAATGAGTAAGTATCCACCACCCACCAACAAGGTTAGAGCTATGCCTAATATGATATAATCTTTTGCTGTTCTAGTGCGTTTAACTTTCACGCTTATCATTATACCAGCTCACCGGGTGGTGGCTGAAGAGTGTGATATAATGGAAAGGTAAATAACCGCGAATGGTGATAGAGACGAGAGCTCATGATATATCAGCTTTCACCCCTGTTACTTTTCGCGATAAGAAAGGAGGCTCATGATGAGCATTATTAATCCAAGTGGCAAGGATATTTTTAGTGTTACCACGGAATGGTGTGGTCGACCACTGACATTAGAGGTAAATAGGGTCGGTTTTCGCACTACCGCCAGTGTGGTAGCGCGTTACGGCGACACGGTTGTGTTAGGTACGGCGATGGTCGGCTCGCGACCAGTGGAACTAGATTATTTCCCGCTGTCAATTGATTATGAAGAGAAGTTTTATGCTGCCGGCAAGATTTCTGGTAGCCGATTTATCAAGCGAGAAGGTCGTCCATCTGACGAGGCAATACTCATCGGGCGACTGATTGACCGGCCAATTCGTCCACTGTTCCCGAAGGGGTATCGTCAAGAGGTTCAAGTCGTATCAAGCGTCCTCAGTATGGACCCAAGTTTCCGTCCTGATATGGTAGCAATGGTAGCCGCTAGTGCGGCACTGAGCCTGACTGGCACCCCATTTGATGGACCAGTGGCAGGTTTGCGTGTTGGCCGAGTGAACGGTGAATTTAAGGCCTTTTTGACCCCTGATGAGCGCGCAGCCAGTGACCTGGATTTGGTGGTTGCTGGTATTGAGAACGGCATTACCATGGTGGAAGCGGGTGCTCATGAAGTGAGCGAGCAAGTAATTATCGACGCCATGGCGTGGGCACACCACATGATGCAGCCAGCCATCCAGCTTCAACGTGAGTTGGCAGAAAAAGTCGCACCAGCCGCGCAGCAGTACGAACTGGTTCTACCAGATGAAACCATACAAGCAGAAGTTGACGTGTGGGTTGCTGGTAAATTTGGCGCAGCTATTCGTCGTGCCTACCCAGAGCGTAACGAACTGATCGCGGATATTCGTCAGGCATTTCATGACGAATTTACGACAAAGCTCGGTGAGAATTATGATGAGCTGCGACCTCAATATGATGAGGCCTTTACGTTGGCACTCCATAAGGACGTACGCCGAGGTATCGTTGAGGATAAGGTGCGTCCAGACGGCCGTCAATTGACGGAAATCCGACCACTCAGCTCAGAAGTTGGTTTCTTGCCACGAGCACACGGATCAAGCTTATTTACCCGCGGCGTGACTCAGGGTATGAACATCGTTACCTTGGCGCCACTGAGCTACGCGCAGCTGGTAGACACCATGGAACAAACTGATTACGAACGACGTTATATGCATCACTACAATGCTCCGGGTTATACTGTTGGTGAAGTGCGCCGTTTGGGTAGTCCAGGTCGCCGTGAAATTGGGCATGGTTACTTGGCGGAGCGAGCATTGACGCCAGTGTTGCCAAGTGAAGAAGAGTTCCCATATGCTATTCGTTCGGTGACCGAAATCATGAGCCAGAATGGTTCCACCTCAATGGCAGCGACATGTTCAAGCTGTTTGGCGCTGATGGATGCAGGTGTGCCACTCAAAGCGCCGGTCTCTGGTATCGCCATGGGCTTAATGATGGACGAGGGTACACCATATGTGCTGAGCGACATCGCTGATGCTGAAGATTTTGCTGGTGACATGGACTTTAAGGTGACAGGCACTGCTCAAGGTATCACGGCGCTACAGATGGATATGAAGGTGCATGGCCTACCGGTTGACATCTTGGCGCAAGCAATTGAGCAGTCAAAAGCTGGTCGAGCACATATCTTGGAGCATATGTTGTCCGTATTACCACAACCACGCCAGGCATTGAGCCCATACGCACCACGCATTGAGAAGATCAAGATCAACCCAGACAAGATTGGTGCGGTGATCGGTAAGGGTGGCGAGATGATCAACAAGATCACCTCTGAAACTGGTGCTGAAATTGACATCAAAGAAGATGGCTTAATTACCGTGGCTAGCCCAGACGGCGCATCAATTGAGAAAGCTATGAATTGGATCAAGAGTTTGGTAGAAGAGCCAGAGGTTGGCAAGATCTATGAGGGTCGGGTTGTTAGTATCAAAGACTTTGGCGCTTTTGTGAATATCTTACCAGGAGTCGATGGTATGGTACATATTTCGAAACTGGCCGAAGGTCGGGTAAATAAGGTGACTGATGTCGTCAAAGAAGGCCAGACTGTCCGCGTAAAGATAACTGGTATTGATGAGCGCGGCAAGATCAATTTGACGATGATCGGTTTATAATCTAGCCATAACCGTATTCAGTAAATCGTAAATAGTGTACAATTAATAGAGTAAGAAAAGGAGAAAGCATGGATAACAAAGGTAATAATACAAACTCGACACCAACTCCTGCTGCAACCGTTCCGGAACCACGTATGCAACCGGCGCCAACTCAGCCAGTTCCTCAGGGACCAGTCAAGAAAAAGGGCATGAGCAAGGGTATGTTGTGGGGTATCATTGGTGGTTCGATTGCCTTCATCTTGTTAGTTGTTGGTATTGTTTTGGCGGTGATTTTATTGAGCGGTCCAAGCAAAGAAGATTACAAGGAAGCGCATGATAAGGTTACGAAAGTGCGAGGTACCTATCTACGGGTTGGCTCGGCTTTTCGTATGGTTTCATATGGGACATCAACCGCGTCTACCGATAAGATTAAAGAATCAGTAGAAGAATACAAGAAGTCGGTTGATGACTTGAAAGACATGAAAGCCTTGCGCGACAAAGATGTTAAGCAAAAATATGATGATTTCATCAAACAAAACAATGAATTTACCACAATGGTAGGTGATTTGGCTGATGCATCTGATGAATTGTTGGAGACCACAAAGAACTGTCGAACCGCTACTACCTTTCCTCGATTCAGCTCAGACCGTAGTAAGTTGCTAGAGAACTATGACAAAACCGTTAGTTCTTGTGTTTCTGCTGTTAAAAAATTAGCCAAAGTAAAGAGTCAATTGTTGTCCGAAGAGGCAAAGAAACTGGCTGATGCTTTTGATGAACAACGAGGCATAGTTGAGGAGATGCAAAAAGCTCATGATGCTGGCGATGCGTCTGGCCTGTCGGCAGCTGCGAGTAAGTTGTACCGCCAGCTCACAAAGTTCAAGGCTGGTGATGCTCCAAAGAAGCTAAACGAGGCGTTCCAGAAGGCAGAGGTTAACTCTCAGTTGAATGCTTTGGGTCGCGTATTGACCGAGAAGGCAAACCAAAGTTAAAGCTCAGGTAGAATAAGTGAGAAGCTCCGTCGTGTGGCGGAGCTTTTTAATTGGCCGGGAGAATTGTTTATGTAGGATGAATGTAGTATAGTGGATAGTAGATATCTACTATAGCTAATTTGGAAAGGATTTTATGAAATTATCGGGAGCTGTTGAACAAGCTTGCTGTATTATGGCGCTTTTGGCCGACCCTAAGCGAACCGCGCCAATTACTAACGACGCTTTGGCTGAGAAAATGGCGGTATCGCCGACGTATCTGAAGAAGATTAGTCGCAAATTGGTGGTGGCACAGCTCATCACTTCAGTACAAGGTGCTGGCGGTGGTTTCGTTTTGGCGCGGGAAATGAGCCAAGTGACGCTGCACGACGTCGTTTTGGCAAGCACCGTTCTTTCAACCCCAGGGGATTATTGAGCGGGTCTTTGCGACACGCCTCCACCAAGTCGAAATTGGCATGAATATGATCGAAAAAGTCTTTTCTGAAGCGCAGCAAAAGTGGAGCGATTATCTAAAAACAGTAACCCTAGAAGATATTGCCAAGGAGGTAATGCATGGTTGAAAAAGTAACGCGGTTGTCGCGCCGGCAACGCAATAATATGGTGCGCGCCGAGTGGCGGCATTTATTCAAAAATAAGATCTTATTGGTTTCGCTGGCGGTGATTTCGTTTATCCCGATTATGTACAGCGGCTTTTTCTTGGGGTCGATTTGGGATCCGTACGGGCAAACCAAAAACTTGCCGGTGGCGTTTGTCAACGAGGACAAAGGCGCGCAGCTGAATGGTCAAGCGCTGAACGTCGGGCAGTCGGTTGAGCAAAAATTAAAAGATAATCACGATTTGGGCTGGGAATTCGTGACTAAGCAGCAAGCCGATAGCGGCGTTAGCAGCGGGCATTTCTATGCAGTGGTGACGATTCCGGCAGATTTTTCGGCAAAAGCAGCATCAATTACGCAAAATAAACCCGAGCAGGCAGTTATTCACTATACGACGACGCCAGCCAAGAATTATATCGGTTCGTTGGTCAGTAGCCAGGCGGCTGAAAAAGTCAAGACTTCGGTGGCCGAGCAAGTCACTAAGGCTTATGCCAAAAGGCGTGCTAGAAAGTATCAATAAGCTTGGCGGCGGTCTGGAAACAGCAGCGGACGGCGCAGTGCAACTGCATGATGGTTTGGCGACTTTGCAGGCAGGCGTGCAAACTTACACCAGTGGCGTTAAGCAGTTGGCGACCAATCAGCAGGCGCTAAGCAACGGTTTGGCTCAGCTAGCTGATGGGTCGCGCCAACTGCAAGCGGGACTGGGGCAAATGTCGAATGGTTTGCCGAGCCAAGTCCAAGTTGTGCAATTATCAAACGGCATGAAGCAACTGCAATCTGGTCTCAATCAGCTCAACGCCAGCGTGCATAATCCATCGCCAGAACTGACAGCGCTGCAACAAAAGGTTGCTAACGAGGCGCAAACTTTGGCGGTAACAATGCAGGCGGCAAGGGTAGATTTGACGACAGCCGGCGGCACACTACAAACGCTCGGTGCTGAAGCGCAAGCTGCTCCTGGCAAATCGACAACTATAACCGTGCCGCAAATTGGCATCATATCAAAAGCACTCACAGCAACGCAGACTATTACAAAACAAACGACTGAGCTGTTAATGGACTTGCAAACACTGACGGTGCAATTGAGCAAGCAACAAAGCCAACTGCAAACTGGCATTGCGACACTAGCAAACAGTGCGAACCAACTGGCACCGAATGCGGTTAGTGCGTTCAATGGTTACAATAACCTGAGAGCGGCTAATAATCAGCTACTGACTGGCTCGACAACGCTGGTGAATAATTTGTCACAAGCGCAAACCGGCAGCCAGCGACTAGCCAACGGCGCGGTAGTCTTGAATGCTAATTCAGGCACTTTGCTCAGCGGTACATCACAGCTGGCAACTGGTGCGGACACGCTGTCTGTCAAATTGGCTGACGCTGGCAACCAGATAAAGCTGCAGCCGACTGGCGCTGCCACGCAGCAGCAAATCGCCAACCCGGTATCGTCGGAAACTAATAAACAGGGAGATGTGCCAAATTATGGCTATGCCTTGGCACCATACGTCTTGTCGCTGAGCTTGTTTGTCGGGGCGCTAGCGGTCAATATCATTTATCCTATCCGCAAGACTTTTACCGAACAAGAAAATGCCTTTCGCTGGTGGCTCGCCAAAGCCTCGGTCATTGGTACGGCAGCCTTTGCTCAGGCAACAATCTTGATGCTAATTATGGTTTATTGTCTGGGCTTAACGCCTGACCATCCGGGGCATTTCATCGGCGCGGTATATTTGACCTCGTTTGCCTATATGTCGATTGTGTCACTGTTGGTGATTGTCTTGGATAATCCGGGGCGCTTCCTAGCAATGGTGCTGCTGGTGTTGCAGCTGGGATCGAGCGAAGGAACTTTCCCAATCCAAACGACAAATGGCTTTTTCCAAGCGGTCAACCCGCTGGTACCGATGACTTATTCAATCAGGGCCTTGCGTCAAGCTATCTCGGGAGGGCTCAGCAACTCATTTTACATTGATAGCATGTGGGTGCTGGCGGGCTTTTTGCTGGTAGCTAACCTGTTGATGCTCGGCTTCTTCGCCTACCGCGGCAAGCGAAAATTTATTTACACATCAGTGGACGGCGATGATTGATATAGATAACAGTGGTGCTGTTATTACGCGCTTTTGACAAAATATCTGTGGTTTGCTAAAATAGACCCACTAACGAGGGAATATTTGCTATTTATCTCTCTACCTGATTTTTGAATTATTATAACGAAAAAGGAGTATAACAATATGGGTCAGCGGCGACTGGCAACACCGCAGAAGGATGATGCTAAAAAGCGTCCTCAGTCGAAAAAAAGCAACAATGCAGTATTAAACAGCACCACCACTCGTAAAGGTGAGGTTTTTCGCGCGCAGCGACGAACGAGCGAAAATGTTAATCTGAGGGCGTCACAGCACGTGATCAATATCCCAGTCAATAAATCAGTTTATAACGGCTATGGCGGCGAACAATTTAGCGCCAAAATGCAGCCAAAACGGACTTGCGGTGGCAAGCCAAAACTACGAATCATCCCAATCGGCGGTGTCGGCGAAATGGGAATCGGTAAAAATATGAACGCCATTGAGTACGACGATGAAATTATCGTTGTCGACATGGGCTTTCTGTTTCCGGGCAGCGATTATCCAGGTATCAATTACATTACACCGGATATTACCTGGCTGGAGGAAAATAAGCACAAGATCAAGGCGCATGTGTTCACTCACGGACACCTTGATCACATCGGTTCTTTCCGGCATTTTATTCACCGAATTCCAGCACCAGTCTACGCGTCGAAGTTTACTATCGGTATGCTAGATAAGTCGCTGGCTGATGCGGATACTGATTTTCAGCCAGACTTTCGGGTGATGGATCCATTGAGCCATGAAATTGTTCAGGTGTCGAAACACTTTTCAGTGGAATTAGTGCGGGTGAATCACTCTATTCCAGATTCGACAGCGGTGATCATTCGGACGCCGCTGGGTGTGATCATTGATTCTGGCGACTGGCGATTTGAGGAAAGTCCGGTTGATGGTCAGAAGTTTGACCTTAAACGCATGACTGAAGTGGCGTCCAAAGAAGGTGTGTTGATGTTCATGAATGAATCGACCAACTGTGAGTCAGCTGGTACGCACACCCACACCGAGTTTGATATTCAATATTCCATCGGTCAGGTGATGGATAAATTCAGTAACAGCCGGGTGATTTTGAGCTGTTTCTCATCACAGGTGCACCGTTTGCAATTGATTTTGGAAGAAGCGCATAAGCACGGGCGTAAGGTGGCGTTTGCTGGATTTTCGATGATTCAGAACTTGGAAGTGGCGCTGCGTTCAGGCACCATCAAGATCCCGAAAGACACCGTCATGAAGATGGAAGACATCATCAAGTTACCAGACAGCCAAGTCACCGTGGTCTGTACTGGTTCACAGGGTGAGTTTAATGCTGTGCTTAATCGCATGGCGACTGGTGCGCATAAATACATGAAGATCAAAGGCTCTGACGTGGTGGTGTTTAGCTCCAATCCGATTCCGGGCAACGAGAAAAACGTGGTGCGAACAGTTGATGGTTTGATGCGCGAGGGCTCTGATGTGATTCAGAATGGCAAAACACACTTGACGGGTGTTGGTCCGCTGCACTTGTCGGGTCATGGCTATTACGATGATCACATTAAGCTGATTAACGCCTTGAACCCAACGTACTACATGCCAATTCACGGTGAATTCCACATGCTGGTGCACAACGCGCGGCTGGCA harbors:
- the truB gene encoding tRNA pseudouridine(55) synthase TruB, whose amino-acid sequence is MIPNDDIVLIDKPAGMSSFGVVARIRRVLSQQLGKKAKVGHTGTLDPFATGLMILVTGKKCKEAGSFTKLDKWYQAEIILGVTSTTGDPEGELTPVSEHQPTIEEVRQAVRKFIGVIEQTPPAFSAIKINGQRAYHLARKGQEVAMPARQITVHDIEIASYNYPKLCINTHVSSGTYIRTLAEDIGNYLGTGAYCQSLRRTKIANFIIDQAAKLSDFGIEN
- the pnp gene encoding polyribonucleotide nucleotidyltransferase yields the protein MMSIINPSGKDIFSVTTEWCGRPLTLEVNRVGFRTTASVVARYGDTVVLGTAMVGSRPVELDYFPLSIDYEEKFYAAGKISGSRFIKREGRPSDEAILIGRLIDRPIRPLFPKGYRQEVQVVSSVLSMDPSFRPDMVAMVAASAALSLTGTPFDGPVAGLRVGRVNGEFKAFLTPDERAASDLDLVVAGIENGITMVEAGAHEVSEQVIIDAMAWAHHMMQPAIQLQRELAEKVAPAAQQYELVLPDETIQAEVDVWVAGKFGAAIRRAYPERNELIADIRQAFHDEFTTKLGENYDELRPQYDEAFTLALHKDVRRGIVEDKVRPDGRQLTEIRPLSSEVGFLPRAHGSSLFTRGVTQGMNIVTLAPLSYAQLVDTMEQTDYERRYMHHYNAPGYTVGEVRRLGSPGRREIGHGYLAERALTPVLPSEEEFPYAIRSVTEIMSQNGSTSMAATCSSCLALMDAGVPLKAPVSGIAMGLMMDEGTPYVLSDIADAEDFAGDMDFKVTGTAQGITALQMDMKVHGLPVDILAQAIEQSKAGRAHILEHMLSVLPQPRQALSPYAPRIEKIKINPDKIGAVIGKGGEMINKITSETGAEIDIKEDGLITVASPDGASIEKAMNWIKSLVEEPEVGKIYEGRVVSIKDFGAFVNILPGVDGMVHISKLAEGRVNKVTDVVKEGQTVRVKITGIDERGKINLTMIGL
- a CDS encoding sortase, with translation MISVKVKRTRTAKDYIILGIALTLLVGGGYLLITIFSPFFATQFIDPKNNETTKVLQKTTDEFHPENRIYIPAINVNIPYKTGGAEVLELTAWWRKPENGNPKEGGNFIVAAHRFQIGPTPQRTINNSPFYNINKLKVGDSITVDYNGKRYEYSIYDIYKVKPDAVEIEERTDQPRLTLYSCSLGGSFDKREVIIAVPK
- a CDS encoding YhgE/Pip domain-containing protein, whose amino-acid sequence is MVEKVTRLSRRQRNNMVRAEWRHLFKNKILLVSLAVISFIPIMYSGFFLGSIWDPYGQTKNLPVAFVNEDKGAQLNGQALNVGQSVEQKLKDNHDLGWEFVTKQQADSGVSSGHFYAVVTIPADFSAKAASITQNKPEQAVIHYTTTPAKNYIGSLVSSQAAEKVKTSVAEQVTKAYAKRRARKYQ
- a CDS encoding type IV pilin protein, encoding MKHKGFTLVEVLIVIAVIAVLASIAIVSYRSVRENGLDAKIRSAVKTAGDAAALAEARGKRITGFGPFNAPDGVQTLVPDYLKADYRQGVSSKKAANEEAIFRIYECHDGGKGFVIYAALNNPSTEDVATFNRIRSSCHHNSTQAPDSGSTIYSYAQLF
- a CDS encoding RrF2 family transcriptional regulator — protein: MKLSGAVEQACCIMALLADPKRTAPITNDALAEKMAVSPTYLKKISRKLVVAQLITSVQGAGGGFVLAREMSQVTLHDVVLASTVLSTPGDY
- the rpsO gene encoding 30S ribosomal protein S15; the protein is MISKENKQKAIALTQVGKNDVGSPQVQISILTARIKEVTEHLKVNKHDFMARRGLVQMVGKRKRLLRYLERTDFESYKQVLATLGLRK
- a CDS encoding DHH family phosphoesterase; protein product: MSTASAKQQVIQKIKENTNILVTVSRDPSVDELSAALGLTLFLNELGKHATAVFSGKIPPAINFLEPDKTFEDTADSLRDFIIALDKDKADHLRYKIVDDAVVKIFITPYRTTITEADLEFSQGDYNIELVLALNVEDSNHLDEALTAHGKILHSADVVTVTARDIKSSLGAIDWHERNASGVSEMLLELVDELKTVKATLDEQMANAFMTGIVAVTNRFSNNLTSPRVMTAAADLMAAGANQQLIAAKLVEAEELEAPADEHDEPEGADSSSESSDAEEAEVDNTKLSISRSSRKQPKQADKELPKPDDGTLEISHQKRGDLDEVARRTQAEAQDEAARAAESYLEKQLAKSTPVESEEPAKSPEPEYSLPAIKPLGSPQSPKDELPEPSVGGTFNASAEQAAEDKKREAESGRNRTILNHGQPGSSQGGFSDSPINATVARHDDEPKSVDPFAEMNNNLQNNRSISPLGEASAIAGHDGDVMAALSEDTSKVLGTNQSLGQPTHQAVSEALAAVPNVPDPLAANSAPGTPTLAEIESSAKNIAGLPPMPDFSTLPELPPAFPPAPAVSPNTPPTPASAPPVVNTTNAEFNPTQFQIPGQN
- a CDS encoding YhgE/Pip domain-containing protein, with protein sequence MPKGVLESINKLGGGLETAADGAVQLHDGLATLQAGVQTYTSGVKQLATNQQALSNGLAQLADGSRQLQAGLGQMSNGLPSQVQVVQLSNGMKQLQSGLNQLNASVHNPSPELTALQQKVANEAQTLAVTMQAARVDLTTAGGTLQTLGAEAQAAPGKSTTITVPQIGIISKALTATQTITKQTTELLMDLQTLTVQLSKQQSQLQTGIATLANSANQLAPNAVSAFNGYNNLRAANNQLLTGSTTLVNNLSQAQTGSQRLANGAVVLNANSGTLLSGTSQLATGADTLSVKLADAGNQIKLQPTGAATQQQIANPVSSETNKQGDVPNYGYALAPYVLSLSLFVGALAVNIIYPIRKTFTEQENAFRWWLAKASVIGTAAFAQATILMLIMVYCLGLTPDHPGHFIGAVYLTSFAYMSIVSLLVIVLDNPGRFLAMVLLVLQLGSSEGTFPIQTTNGFFQAVNPLVPMTYSIRALRQAISGGLSNSFYIDSMWVLAGFLLVANLLMLGFFAYRGKRKFIYTSVDGDD
- a CDS encoding ribonuclease J; the encoded protein is MGQRRLATPQKDDAKKRPQSKKSNNAVLNSTTTRKGEVFRAQRRTSENVNLRASQHVINIPVNKSVYNGYGGEQFSAKMQPKRTCGGKPKLRIIPIGGVGEMGIGKNMNAIEYDDEIIVVDMGFLFPGSDYPGINYITPDITWLEENKHKIKAHVFTHGHLDHIGSFRHFIHRIPAPVYASKFTIGMLDKSLADADTDFQPDFRVMDPLSHEIVQVSKHFSVELVRVNHSIPDSTAVIIRTPLGVIIDSGDWRFEESPVDGQKFDLKRMTEVASKEGVLMFMNESTNCESAGTHTHTEFDIQYSIGQVMDKFSNSRVILSCFSSQVHRLQLILEEAHKHGRKVAFAGFSMIQNLEVALRSGTIKIPKDTVMKMEDIIKLPDSQVTVVCTGSQGEFNAVLNRMATGAHKYMKIKGSDVVVFSSNPIPGNEKNVVRTVDGLMREGSDVIQNGKTHLTGVGPLHLSGHGYYDDHIKLINALNPTYYMPIHGEFHMLVHNARLAEKECGIPRKNIFVCDAGDIIEIDIERQAKKAGRIQAGGVMYDDTGAIVSEVVLKDRIHMSQEGMFVVVLTVQRGTGRLLTSPDIISRGFIYLRDSEELMNMIRQYLKQKAARSFAGKYDLDVVKKEIKDEVTHILYDQTRRTPIVIPVINEIGGGLKAPGKVSRGVQGAAKSEAAADSPVVPKLPKKRFPAKQIPDTEANDTKARERHNAPAY